One window of the Spirochaetota bacterium genome contains the following:
- a CDS encoding metallophosphoesterase family protein: MATILVVSDSHGNHVKLNRIIARAYPFEYLVHCGDGVNDLFHVDIPEGVTVVRVSGNIDLARCPDMERIAMVDAGPARFMVAHGDQFGVHAEYDRIEREGRNRKAQAVLFGHTHIAYHRDGKPALFNPGPANNGMYGLISLGNPLVFTHGKIED; encoded by the coding sequence ATGGCCACCATACTGGTCGTATCGGATTCCCACGGAAACCATGTGAAACTGAACCGCATCATAGCCAGGGCATATCCCTTTGAATACCTCGTCCATTGCGGGGACGGCGTCAACGACCTTTTCCATGTCGACATCCCGGAGGGAGTCACGGTCGTGCGCGTGAGCGGCAACATCGATCTGGCCCGGTGCCCGGACATGGAGCGCATCGCCATGGTTGATGCCGGACCGGCGCGGTTCATGGTCGCCCACGGCGACCAGTTCGGCGTCCATGCCGAATACGATCGTATCGAGCGAGAAGGCAGGAACAGGAAGGCACAGGCGGTCCTCTTCGGCCACACCCATATCGCCTATCACAGGGACGGAAAACCCGCCCTGTTCAATCCGGGCCCCGCGAACAATGGCATGTACGGTCTTATTTCCCTCGGGAACCCGCTCGTGTTCACTCACGGAAAGATTGAAGACTAA
- a CDS encoding fused response regulator/phosphatase has product MKKKIMVIDDEEQIRKLLTRILSTSGYEVITASNGKEAMDKLPSVSVDLIMLDMNMPEMDGLSFLRNVKDNNLTHVPVLMISGEHNPDNIVESYKLGVYDFIRKPEQTEVMLKRVENGLKIGEIINFNEFIRVELLMARKLQKYLFPEPIVKTDRVKINTWSMPLSDIGGDLYDYVIFRDDRVMFFIADVSGHSISASLFTAIVKMVFRNALQKTDVPGEIMAIMNQELSGNLPVESFVTAFCALFNPTTRELTYSNAGHPNPYCITGDGMIQLGGNDSFLGPIVGADYETHTMKLAGSASIFAVTDGILDIINDTEMAVGEKLINEVLSAKEKTSLEKFRMIQKFVTGPDVVVMDDCTLMLVDLS; this is encoded by the coding sequence ATGAAAAAGAAGATAATGGTCATTGATGATGAGGAGCAGATTCGAAAGCTCCTCACGCGCATCCTGTCCACCTCCGGATACGAGGTGATCACGGCATCGAATGGAAAAGAGGCCATGGATAAGCTCCCGTCCGTATCCGTAGACCTTATCATGCTGGATATGAACATGCCGGAAATGGATGGATTGAGCTTTCTACGCAATGTGAAGGATAACAATCTTACCCATGTGCCGGTGCTTATGATCTCTGGCGAGCACAATCCCGACAATATCGTGGAAAGCTACAAACTCGGCGTGTATGATTTCATCCGCAAGCCGGAGCAGACCGAGGTGATGCTGAAGCGTGTTGAAAACGGCCTGAAAATCGGGGAGATCATCAATTTCAACGAGTTCATCAGGGTCGAGCTGTTGATGGCCCGGAAGCTGCAGAAATACCTTTTCCCCGAGCCGATCGTGAAAACGGACCGGGTGAAGATCAATACCTGGTCCATGCCCCTGTCCGACATCGGCGGCGATCTGTACGACTATGTCATTTTCAGGGACGACCGTGTCATGTTCTTCATTGCCGATGTTTCGGGTCACAGCATTTCCGCGTCGCTCTTTACAGCAATCGTGAAGATGGTATTCCGCAACGCCCTCCAGAAGACCGATGTTCCGGGGGAGATCATGGCGATCATGAACCAGGAGCTGTCGGGGAACCTCCCGGTGGAATCCTTTGTTACCGCCTTTTGCGCCCTGTTCAATCCGACGACGCGGGAGCTGACATATTCCAATGCCGGCCACCCGAATCCTTACTGTATCACCGGCGACGGCATGATCCAGCTGGGCGGGAACGATTCGTTTCTGGGTCCCATTGTCGGCGCGGATTACGAAACCCATACGATGAAGTTGGCGGGGTCCGCAAGCATTTTCGCCGTAACCGACGGTATTCTCGACATCATCAACGACACGGAAATGGCCGTCGGGGAAAAGCTCATCAATGAAGTCCTGTCGGCTAAGGAAAAAACCTCCCTCGAAAAGTTCAGAATGATACAGAAATTCGTGACCGGCCCCGATGTGGTGGTCATGGACGACTGCACCCTGATGCTTGTCGATCTCTCGTAA